From Lolium perenne isolate Kyuss_39 chromosome 5, Kyuss_2.0, whole genome shotgun sequence, a single genomic window includes:
- the LOC127304858 gene encoding BTB/POZ and MATH domain-containing protein 3-like: MTTAVGIGRLSRSASRIVGKAASGFHLLRIEAYSQTKKVTAVKNINSTVFSIGGYEWRLKYYPNGRDASSANPHDYISLYLMLHGYDKANLQAQYKLSILDQAGNVAYGLPARTDIFKSGVDDDDTKEQISCGHERFIRKEDLERRQDLIKDDCLTFRCDVGGFTELETLPLACEDSDQDDDDAADDDQFGLKPPEHRRYSSGGRGRRRRPDDKEFVQWCLAQKRMVG, from the coding sequence ATGACGACCGCCGTGGGCATTGGCCGGCTGTCGCGATCAGCATCGCGCATCGTCGGCAAGGCGGCGAGCGGGTTCCACCTGCTCCGCATCGAGGCCTACTCGCAGACCAAGAAGGTCACCGCCGTCAAGAACATCAACTCCACCGTCTTCTCCATCGGCGGCTACGAGTGGCGCCTCAAGTACTACCCCAACGGCCGCGACGCCAGCTCTGCCAACCCCCATGATTACATCTCCCTGTACCTCATGCTGCACGGCTACGACAAGGCTAACCTGCAGGCGCAGTACAAGCTCAGCATCCTCGACCAGGCCGGCAACGTCGCCTACGGGCTCCCTGCCAGGACGGACATCTTCAAGAgcggcgtcgacgacgacgacaccAAAGAGCAGATAAGCTGCGGCCACGAGCGCTTCATCCGCAAGGAGGACCTGGAGAGGCGCCAGGACCTGATCAAGGACGACTGCCTCACGTTCCGGTGCGACGTCGGCGGCTTCACGGAGCTGGAGACCTTGCCTCTTGCTTGTGAGGACAGCGACCAAGATGACGATGATGCTGCGGACGACGACCAGTTCGGGTTGAAGCCGCCAGAGCACCGTAGGTATTCCTCCGgcggccgcggccgccgccgtcgcccggaCGACAAGGAATTCGTCCAATGGTGCTTGGCCCAGAAACGCATGGTGGGTTGA